TCACTACGGCACGCGTTCAAGCCCGCTTGTTTTTTCCATGATTTGCAGTACGGTTTTGAACATGTATCACTTTCTTCGGAGGTGAGGTTTTCGGGTTCATTTCAAGATGCCTATATTTCCTGTTCTAATTTTCACACTTCTATTTGGGAattctttgctttgtttttgcaGGTTCATTCGTCTTCAGTTAGAAGCGTTCTTCACGTTTGTGCTGTTTCGAGTTTCAGCTCCCGGAGTGTCAATCCAACTTCAAGAGGTTGCACTTGAAGGGATTATAAATTTCTGCAGACAACTGACATTCGTCGTAGAGGTCTATGTGAACTACGACTGTGATCCGCTTTGCCATAATGTGTTCGAGGAGATAGGGAAGTTGCTTTGCAAGCTGTCCTTTCCGGTCGCAAGCCCTTTGACAACTTTACAGATACAAGCCTTTGAAGGGTTAGTTATCATGATCCACAACATTGCAGACAgtattgataaagaaaatgatacAAGCCCGTCTGGACCCTACCCGATTGAGATCAGAGAGTATACGCCGTTTTGGGAAGACAAACCAAAAGATGATTCAGAAGCTTGGGTGCAATTTGTAAGGCTGAGGAAAGCGCAGAAGAGGAAAATATTGATTGCCGGACACCATTTTAATTGCGACGAAAAGAAGGGAATGGAGTACTTGAAGCTTTCCAACTTAGTCTCTGACCCTCCGGATCCAAAGACTTTGGCTTATTTCTTTCGTTACACTCCTGGGCTTGACAAGACGATGATAGGCGATTATCTTGGTGATCCTGATGAGTTTCACATCAAAGTACTTAAAGAATTCACGGGAGCCTTTGGATTTTCAGGCATGAATCTCGATAGTGCTCTCCGAACTTATCTGGAGACTTTCCGTTTGCCAGGAGAGTCCCAGAAGATTCAGAGGATTCTCGAAGCGTTTTCAGAGAGTTTTTTTGAGCAGCAGTCTGCAGATGTTTTTGTGAACAAAGATACTGTATTCATTCTTTGCTACTCTCTCATTATGCTCAATACTGACCAGCACAATCCGCAAGTAAAGAAGAAGATGACGGAAGAAGAGTTCATCAGGAATAATAGGGCAATCAATGGAGGGAAGGATCTTCCTAGAGAGTATCTGTCTGAGCTTTTCCAATCCATATCGAACAATGCAATCACGCTTTTTGGTCAATCTGGTATGACAGTACTAATGAACCCGAGCAGATGGATTGAGTTGATGAACTGTTCCAAAACAGTGCAGCCTTTCATTCTGTGTGATTTTGATCGTCGGCTAGGAAGAGACATGTTTGCTTGCATCGCTGGCCCTTCAGTCGCTACTATTTCTGCATTTTTCGAGCAAGCTGAAGAAGAGGAGTTGCTCCATGAATGCATTGAAGGATTATTCTCGGTAGCCAGGATAGCGCAGTATGGACTGGAGGACACACTCGATGAGCTCATTGCCACCTTCTCGAGATTCACCACGCTGCTTAATCCTTACGCCTCTGCAGAAGAAACACTCTTTGCTTTTAGCAAAGATTTGAAGCCAAGAATGGCTACACTCGCTGTTTTCACCATCGCAAACAACTTTGGAGAGTCAATCAGAGGGGGTTGGAGGAACATTGTGGACTGTTTGTTGAAACTCAAGAGGCTTAAACTCCTTCCCCAAAATGTTCTCGAATTTGATGCTTCCACCTCATCTGATGCTCAACCTACATCTGAATCGGGTGTAATCTTCCCTGGTCACGATCCCAAATTTGGAGGACGACAGGCTTCTGGCATGATTAGTCGATTCTCACATTTTCTATCACTAGAGAGTCCGGAAGATGCTGTATCTCTTGGCATGAGTGAATTTGAACAGAACCTGAAGGTTATCAAACAATGCCGAATTGGGAACATCTTCAGCACTAGTTCAAACTTTCCTGAGGACTCTTTGCTGAACCTCGGGCGTTCGCTAATATATGCAGCTGCAGGGAAAGGGCAGAAGTTTAGCACACCtgttgaagaagaagaggccGTTGAGTTCTGCTGGGATTTGATGGTTGCCATCTCTTTGGCCAACGTCCATAGATTCCAAGCATTTTGGTCTAGTTTTAATGATTATCTGCTGGCGGTTGCTCAGTTTCCGATGTTCTCCCCAATCCCATTTGCTGAAAAGGCCATTGTAGGCCTCTTCAAGGTCTGTCTGAAGCTCCTTGGCACATACCAACCTGACAGAGTCCCCGAGGAGCTCATTTTCAAGTCGATAAATCTAATGTGGAAGCTGGAAAAAGAAATTCTCGACACTTGCAGCGAGTCCATTACACAATCATTAAACAAGATTCTCGTTGAGTACCCTGCCAATTTGCAAACCCAACTCGGATGGAAGTCAGTTCTCCACTTGTTATCAGTCTCCGGGCGACACCCTGACACCTATGAGCAGGGAGTTGAGACTCTGATCATGGTGATGTCCGATGGAACCCATGTATCGCGGACAAATTATGCTTACTTCATTGACTGTGCCTTTGGTTTCATTGCTCTAAAAAACAGCCCATCAGAGAAGAACTTGAAGATACTTGACCTATTAGCGGATTCTGTAAATTTGTTGATCCAATGGTACAGAAATCATTACTCAGATCCCGGGAACAATTACAGCATCGCGAGCAACACTAGTACCTCCTCCTTAGAAGACTCGAAAGGTTTCGGCTCTAACAACTTTACCATGAATTTGTTTGTCAAGCTAGGGGAGGCATTCCGAAAGACCAGCCTAGCTCGGCGAGAAGAAATAAGAAACCATGCAGTCTTGTCTCTTAAAAGAAGTTTCCAACTTGCTGAGGAACTAGAATTCACACCAACCAACTGTATCAACTGTTTCAACCTCCTTATCTTCGCGATGGTGGATGATCTGCACGAAAAGATGCTGGAGTACTCACGAAGAGAGAACGCAGAGAAGGAGATGAGAGGCATGGAAGGGACCTTGAAGATTGCATTGGAGCTCCTCACAGATGTGTACTTGCAGTTTCTGATACCAATTTCGCAATGCAGCGGCTTTCGGACATTTTGGTTAGGAGTGTTGAGAAGGATGGACACATGTATGAAGGCGGATTTGGGATCGTATGGTGAATCAAAACTGCCGGAAGTTGTGCCGGAGTTGCTGAGAAAGTTGATTACGGAGATGAAGGAGAAGGAGATTTTAGTGCCGAAGGAGGGTGACGATCTTTGGGAGATAACACACATTCAGATACAGTGGATAGCTCCTTCAATCAAGGAGGAGCTATTTCCAGAAGAAAGTttgtaaaaaattgaagaaaatactACCATAAACTTCTTAAAATTGAAGATTAATATTCCGGCGATGCTTTAGTCGTCGGATCTCCGGTCTAGCCCGGTTTTGGACCTGTGAGTATTTCTTATTTTAGCTTACAACATTTTTCacagaaaattttaattataatcaaatttcgCGACATATTACCAgaacaaaaataatttcataaaacTAAAAGATAACAGTAGATGATATGACAGTAACAGATTAGATACGCATGTCTTGCAAGTTAATCAAAAGCCCCTGTGCTATCAAATTACATAATAAAGTTTTTATGAGATGTTAGCGCATTCTTTACTTGAGCCGGGAGGATAAGTTCATCTCCGAAACAGTTGAGAACAGTTGTTGATGTCCCCATCCTTCTCGATCATCACAAGTCCTGCGGCAAGAAATTAGGACAAATTTAGAAATTTCATTAACAAGAAGATGGTTTTTTGAATCCGGTCAATATAACATTCGACCTTGAAGAGTTATGTTAACAACATCTTGTTCCAAATCACACACAAAGAAATGATACAAATGTATTCTGGATCATTCTGCTACAACGGACAATGAAGTAGCGCATTAGGCAAGTAGAATTTGCTGAAGAAAACGAATAGCCATGAGTACAACAACAGGCCTAAGGAGATTTTCTAGCTAAGCTAGACAGCCAACAGAATGATAGACGGTCTAAAGCCTCGGTTCTaacaatgttgatcaatgtCGAGGCTTTGGCAAACAAATGGAACTTACTTTGACAATGTTGTCAAATGCTCTCAAACACGAGGCTATGAAGTTCTAATGTTTGACAGTCTGAAGCCTCATCTCTAACAATGTGCGATATGACTGCAACAAAATTGTATCTTTTACTCAATCAACAGAGAAAATGCCATGAAACAACATATATTCACATAACTCAACAGCGGAATAAAACCAATTCGTTAATTCTTTGGAGCGAGCAACACAatgttacaacaacaacaaagccttttcccactaggtAGGGTCAGCTAGCAACACAATGTTAGATACACAAAATTATACAGTCAGAGCAAACTTAGCATATCATAATACAATAATCTCACAAAAATTATATCTAAAGAAATAACGAAATGTCAAATGTTATGCAATTGTAGCAAGAAATTCAATATGCCAACTAAGTTGAAGCAAAAGGGAGATACCACACACACCCTCACCTGCATCATTCACTGAGATCGTCAACAGAAACATCTgtctcatcatcatcatcatcagccTCCTGAATTTTCGCAATTTCCACCTGCGCCCTCTCAAGAATCTGCTTCTTCTGCAACTCCAATTCCTTGTTGAAATTTTTCCTCATCTTCTCCAATTCCCTCATCTGCTGCCTCTTACTACTCTCAATCTTCTCATAAATCTCCCCAAACTTGTGAATTGAATCCGCCAACACTCTATACGAAGACCCTTCATCCCCGTCCCCTCCACGCATCCCAGCCATTCTTGGTGGAAACACATcgaaatcatcattcccattctcatcaccatcatcatctGTCTCTGACTCACCAGGACTATCCCTCATCTCATCGAACCCATTCGACCGCTCCAAATAAACCCTTGTGTTCATAAACACATACTCCCCAGAATCAACCCCACAAGCAAGCCCAGTTTCCTGCCTCGACGACGCTGCCATTAACATTTCCATCTTCTTAAAGTAAGCCCATTTGCTAGAGTTCAACCCCATTTCTTccattttctccttctccttcttatACTTCCTCTTAAGCATATCCAACATCGACTTACATTGCGTCTCGGTCCTCTCAATCTTCGACGCCTCTGAGACTTTGTATGCTACCTCATTCCAATCATCAGACCTCAAACTCTTCCTCCCCAGCTGAAGAAACCTATCACCCCAAACCTCCAACAGCATAAAAACCGCGTGCTCCGTCCACTCCTCTTCAGCACGAAAACCCGGTTCCCGGTTCGGCAATCTCACCCGAGGGGCAAACTCGTACCTTGATTCCAAATTCTTCACCTTCCTCTTCTTTGGGTGCCTTTCAAAATCTTCCTCCGCGTCAAAATTCCGATTAAACCCATGTCTGTGCTCGTCTTCCTCGTCATTGTATTGGTCTTCCCGGCCATTTCCTTCGTCAAAATCGTCCAATTCGTCGTCGTCATCCTCCGCGTATCGGTTGGGAACCGGACGAGAATATTGGGTGTTTCGGGTGTGGATTTTCCGGCGACCAGAAGAGTTATGGTGGTTTGCAGAGTAGGATTTCGGATGGTACCTTGGGTCGTCTTCCATGTCGTCCATTGGAGCACAAAATCGGTAGCTTCACAGCAGCTCGAACCCTAATACCCAATGATGCCAAACAAATTGCGGATCTTTGTGTGGGGAAATTGGAAAGTTATATAATTCTTGTAGATTGTTTGTTTCCGAAGAATTCAAATTTAGAAGTGAGAGAGATTAGAGGGAAGGGGGATGAGCTCCGAGGGCTGAacgaaaaaccctaatttggcTGATGGCTTAGAATTTAGAACAACGAAAGGTTTCGGGTTACCCGAATGGGTTTGTAAATGATGGACATTGGTTACCCGGCCCATTGTTAGTCTTGAACCTTGGACTGATCGATGTCCAATCCAGTCCGTCCAAACCTATCGGTCCAATTCTCTAAATTCAATACCGTACAGTTTTTTAAGCAAGCTCATCATTCTTATCGTCAGTTGCAGATATATTTAACGTCTTATGAATCTCAACTAACGGTTGGAGTGCAGGACCTCAAGTGAAATCTTCAAATTTTATCCTTGTTTCAATGATCACTTCTGTGTGCTGACGACGTAAGAATTATTGTACATGACTCGTTACTCAATTTCTTTAGTCTAATTAACTATATACAATTGGTTtctatcttttttgttttggaaagagactttaagaaaataTATGGAATACTTTGA
This is a stretch of genomic DNA from Malus domestica chromosome 02, GDT2T_hap1. It encodes these proteins:
- the LOC103449147 gene encoding ARF guanine-nucleotide exchange factor GNL2-like; amino-acid sequence: MEKDPISEENGKSSRNKQTKFKRKELGLSCMLNTELGAVLAVIRRPLNPTSHCFAAPEDTIDPSLLQSLKSLRALIFNPQQEWRTIDPSIYLSPFLDVIQSEDVHAAATRVALSATLKIIKLGVFDEKTPGAKEAINTMVTSITTCRLERTDSVNEDAVMLSILQVLTGIMNHRASVLLSDQSVCTIVNTCFQVVQQSANRGDLLMRSARYTMHELIQIIFSRLPEIDFRDDESLASTDTEDADADDGTMDSGYGIRCAVDIFHFLCSLLNVVQVVETDQGSTVQTANEDVQLFALVLINSAIDLSGDGIGSHSKLLRMMKDDLFHHLVHYGTRSSPLVFSMICSTVLNMYHFLRRFIRLQLEAFFTFVLFRVSAPGVSIQLQEVALEGIINFCRQLTFVVEVYVNYDCDPLCHNVFEEIGKLLCKLSFPVASPLTTLQIQAFEGLVIMIHNIADSIDKENDTSPSGPYPIEIREYTPFWEDKPKDDSEAWVQFVRLRKAQKRKILIAGHHFNCDEKKGMEYLKLSNLVSDPPDPKTLAYFFRYTPGLDKTMIGDYLGDPDEFHIKVLKEFTGAFGFSGMNLDSALRTYLETFRLPGESQKIQRILEAFSESFFEQQSADVFVNKDTVFILCYSLIMLNTDQHNPQVKKKMTEEEFIRNNRAINGGKDLPREYLSELFQSISNNAITLFGQSGMTVLMNPSRWIELMNCSKTVQPFILCDFDRRLGRDMFACIAGPSVATISAFFEQAEEEELLHECIEGLFSVARIAQYGLEDTLDELIATFSRFTTLLNPYASAEETLFAFSKDLKPRMATLAVFTIANNFGESIRGGWRNIVDCLLKLKRLKLLPQNVLEFDASTSSDAQPTSESGVIFPGHDPKFGGRQASGMISRFSHFLSLESPEDAVSLGMSEFEQNLKVIKQCRIGNIFSTSSNFPEDSLLNLGRSLIYAAAGKGQKFSTPVEEEEAVEFCWDLMVAISLANVHRFQAFWSSFNDYLLAVAQFPMFSPIPFAEKAIVGLFKVCLKLLGTYQPDRVPEELIFKSINLMWKLEKEILDTCSESITQSLNKILVEYPANLQTQLGWKSVLHLLSVSGRHPDTYEQGVETLIMVMSDGTHVSRTNYAYFIDCAFGFIALKNSPSEKNLKILDLLADSVNLLIQWYRNHYSDPGNNYSIASNTSTSSLEDSKGFGSNNFTMNLFVKLGEAFRKTSLARREEIRNHAVLSLKRSFQLAEELEFTPTNCINCFNLLIFAMVDDLHEKMLEYSRRENAEKEMRGMEGTLKIALELLTDVYLQFLIPISQCSGFRTFWLGVLRRMDTCMKADLGSYGESKLPEVVPELLRKLITEMKEKEILVPKEGDDLWEITHIQIQWIAPSIKEELFPEESL
- the LOC103415783 gene encoding trihelix transcription factor ENAP1, producing MDDMEDDPRYHPKSYSANHHNSSGRRKIHTRNTQYSRPVPNRYAEDDDDELDDFDEGNGREDQYNDEEDEHRHGFNRNFDAEEDFERHPKKRKVKNLESRYEFAPRVRLPNREPGFRAEEEWTEHAVFMLLEVWGDRFLQLGRKSLRSDDWNEVAYKVSEASKIERTETQCKSMLDMLKRKYKKEKEKMEEMGLNSSKWAYFKKMEMLMAASSRQETGLACGVDSGEYVFMNTRVYLERSNGFDEMRDSPGESETDDDGDENGNDDFDVFPPRMAGMRGGDGDEGSSYRVLADSIHKFGEIYEKIESSKRQQMRELEKMRKNFNKELELQKKQILERAQVEIAKIQEADDDDDETDVSVDDLSE